One window of Papaver somniferum cultivar HN1 chromosome 9, ASM357369v1, whole genome shotgun sequence genomic DNA carries:
- the LOC113313936 gene encoding sulfated surface glycoprotein 185-like, whose amino-acid sequence MAKPNFVLGFLFYMLVIIICFISHTANADIKCKSGEKYVTFDVLACIGCHTLCLGHCPEGSSVTNTNCDLIRFLKSPRCECCCTPPSPPPSPPPPSPPPPPPSPPPPSPPPPPPPPPCTEVCPTEIEFQLCPGKPPCKYVPASKIMTM is encoded by the exons ATGGCAAAGCCTAATTTTGTTCTTGGTTTTCTGTTTTATATGCTGGTCATAATCATATGTTTCATTTCGC atactGCTAATGCCGATATAAAGTGCAAATCTGGTGAGAAATATGTAACATTTGACGTCTTGGCTTGCATTGGTTGCCATACTCTGTGCTTAGGCCACTGCCCCGAGGGAAGTTCAGTTACCAATACGAATTGTGATTTAATCAGATTTCTCAAGTCACCTAGGTGTGAATGTTGTTGTACGCCACCGTCGCCACCGCCGTCACCACCCCCACCAtctccaccgccaccacctccctcaccaccgccaccatctccaccaccgcCCCCACCCCCTCCCCCCTGCACTGAAGTCTGTCCAACTGAGATCGAGTTCCAACTGTGTCCTGGCAAGCCACCGTGCAAGTATGTGCCAGCTAGTAAGATCATGACTATGTAG
- the LOC113312557 gene encoding anthranilate synthase beta subunit 1, chloroplastic-like has product MAVFLPSRAIVFQNPKKPQVFNIIGEHGVSVNEKKNRDVNPIIVIDNYDSFTYDLCQYMGEMGCAVEVYRNDELTVEELKKKNPRGILISPGPGTPQDSGISLQTVLELGPVVPLFGVCMGLQCIGEAFGGKIIRAPSGVMHGKSSPVFHDEKGEDGLLAGLPNPFTVGRYHSLVIENESFPGDELEITAWTADRSIMAVRHKKYRHLQAVQFHPESIITTEGKIIVRNFLKLVDKFENE; this is encoded by the exons ATGGCCGTTTTTCTTCCTTCTCGAGCAATTGTCTTTCAAAACCCAAAGAAACCCCAAGTTTTCAACA TAATTGGGGAACATGGGGTCTCAGTAAATGAGAAGAAGAATAGGGATGTGAATCCAATCATTGTGATTGACAATTACGACAGTTTCACCTACGATCTTTGCCAGTACATGGGAGAGATGGGCTGTGCAGTTGAAGTCTACAGAAATGATGAACTCACTGTAGaggaattgaaaaagaaaaatcctagaGGGATACTCATATCACCTGGACCAGGTACGCCGCAGGATTCAGGAATATCGTTGCAAACTGTTCTGGAACTTGGACCTGTTGTGCCTCTATTTGGTGTTTGTATGGGATTGCAATGCATTGGGGAAGCTTTTGGAGGAAAGATTATCCGCGCACCGTCTGGAGTCATGCACGGTAAGAGCTCTCCTGTGTTTCATGATGAAAAGGGGGAGGATGGTTTGCTTGCAGGATTGCCGAACCCTTTTACTGTCGGTAGATATCATAGTCTTGTGATTGAGAATGAAAGTTTTCCTGGTGATGAACTTGAGATTACAGCATGGACTGCAGATCGGTCGATTATGGCAGTCCGTCACAAAAAGTATAGGCATCTTCAGGCGGTTCAGTTTCATCCAGAAAGCATCATAACAACTGAAGGCAAGATTATAGTCCGCAACTTTCTTAAACTGGTTGACAAATTTGAGAatgagtaa